One genomic region from Deltaproteobacteria bacterium encodes:
- a CDS encoding TraB/GumN family protein encodes METTEISLPARVRKVRVDGREVYLIGTAHLSKESVEDVRTTVEVLQPDTVCVELCEARYKAIIQRDAWKQMNIFKVIREKKALFLLTQLILSSFYRRLGEQLGVQPGAEMIEGIRQAEAHGAELVLADRDIQMTLKRVWGYLGLWNKLKMMVHLVGSLFTTEDVDAEMIEEMKKGDQLESVLKEFAEAFPEVKKRLLDERDIYLAQKIRRAPGEKIVAVIGAAHVPGIEEHIHRDEPLEPLMETPPKSVVPTLLKWGIPLLIIFLLVFGFFKGGATHSMESVYIWFLVNGVLSALGAAAAFAHPLTIASAFFGAPITSLNPMIAAGWVAGLVQAWVKKPTVKDLEDLPDAITTVRGFWTNPVSRILLVVVLANLGSAIGTFIAGGWIAARTF; translated from the coding sequence ATGGAAACAACGGAAATCTCCCTTCCCGCCCGTGTCCGTAAGGTCCGGGTGGACGGCAGGGAAGTCTATCTGATCGGGACGGCCCACCTTTCGAAAGAGAGTGTGGAGGATGTCCGCACAACGGTGGAAGTTCTTCAACCCGATACGGTCTGCGTGGAACTCTGTGAGGCGAGGTACAAGGCCATCATCCAGCGGGATGCCTGGAAACAGATGAACATCTTCAAGGTCATCCGTGAAAAGAAGGCCCTCTTCCTGCTGACGCAATTGATCCTCTCCTCGTTCTACCGGCGGCTCGGGGAGCAGTTGGGGGTTCAGCCGGGCGCAGAGATGATCGAGGGGATCCGTCAGGCCGAGGCCCACGGTGCGGAACTGGTCCTGGCGGACCGGGATATACAGATGACCCTGAAGCGTGTCTGGGGGTATCTCGGTCTCTGGAATAAGCTGAAGATGATGGTCCACCTCGTGGGGAGCCTCTTCACCACGGAAGATGTGGACGCTGAGATGATCGAAGAGATGAAAAAGGGGGATCAGCTTGAAAGCGTCCTGAAGGAATTCGCCGAAGCCTTTCCCGAGGTCAAAAAAAGGCTCCTCGATGAGCGGGACATCTATCTCGCACAAAAGATCCGCCGTGCCCCCGGCGAAAAGATCGTCGCCGTGATCGGCGCTGCCCACGTGCCCGGGATCGAGGAGCATATCCACCGGGATGAACCGTTGGAGCCGCTGATGGAGACCCCGCCGAAATCGGTGGTCCCGACCCTGCTGAAGTGGGGGATTCCTCTGCTGATCATCTTCCTGCTCGTCTTCGGTTTCTTCAAAGGGGGGGCTACCCACTCCATGGAGTCGGTCTATATCTGGTTTCTTGTCAACGGGGTTCTCTCCGCCCTCGGTGCGGCGGCGGCCTTCGCCCACCCCCTGACAATTGCCTCCGCCTTTTTCGGCGCGCCGATCACCAGTCTCAATCCGATGATCGCCGCCGGCTGGGTCGCCGGGTTGGTACAGGCCTGGGTCAAGAAACCGACCGTCAAGGATCTTGAAGACCTGCCCGATGCCATTACCACCGTCCGTGGATTCTGGACGAATCCGGTCAGCCGGATCCTGCTGGTCGTGGTCCTCGCCAACCTGGGAAGTGCCATCGGGACCTTCATCGCCGGGGGCTGGATTGCCGCGCGGACCTTTTAA
- a CDS encoding 3'-5' exonuclease domain-containing protein 2 — translation MHEERTQSGTVRRGDKPDESTGRPGFDRRMTREEINALPIRRFERTVRVIRSREEMGEALERLRSEKVLGFDTESRPSFKKGESYPPSLIQLAGRRSVYLFQLRHLKFPRPLREILSSPQIIKAGAALDDDIRKLKELGPFRAAGFVDLGTMAREMEIKNHGLRGLSAVLLGFRISKKSQCSNWARDVLVPAQVGYAAMDAWVSRELYLHMKKLQKKRKSGNGNNGNLPSRPCP, via the coding sequence ATGCACGAGGAGCGAACTCAATCGGGAACGGTCCGGCGGGGGGACAAGCCGGATGAGTCAACAGGCCGGCCCGGTTTCGACCGGCGTATGACCCGGGAGGAGATCAACGCCCTGCCGATCCGCCGTTTTGAGCGGACCGTCCGGGTGATCCGTTCCCGTGAGGAGATGGGTGAGGCTCTGGAACGGCTCCGGAGTGAGAAGGTCCTCGGTTTCGATACGGAATCACGGCCTTCCTTCAAGAAGGGGGAGTCCTATCCACCTTCTCTCATTCAACTGGCCGGCCGGAGGAGTGTCTACCTCTTCCAGCTTCGACACCTGAAATTCCCCCGTCCACTTCGGGAGATCCTCTCCTCCCCGCAGATTATCAAGGCGGGTGCGGCCCTGGACGATGACATCCGGAAACTCAAGGAGCTGGGACCGTTCAGGGCGGCCGGTTTCGTCGATCTGGGGACGATGGCCCGGGAGATGGAGATCAAGAACCACGGTCTACGGGGACTTTCTGCGGTCCTCCTCGGATTTCGGATCTCCAAGAAGTCTCAGTGTTCCAACTGGGCCCGTGATGTGTTGGTTCCCGCCCAGGTGGGATATGCGGCCATGGATGCCTGGGTCAGCCGGGAACTCTATCTCCATATGAAAAAATTGCAGAAGAAAAGGAAATCCGGGAATGGAAACAACGGAAATCTCCCTTCCCGCCCGTGTCCGTAA
- a CDS encoding type II toxin-antitoxin system VapC family toxin yields MIKVVPDTNILIDWFRERKHSKLLFGPGLVRYLSSVVAMELYAGANSKKNREGVDRLYAIFEKTRRVLVPAKILFPKAGRVLDELRTKQGYDLKKSVSLSHDVLIALSALSIGAIIITENRKDFLAIRKITGAQFSSP; encoded by the coding sequence ATGATTAAGGTTGTCCCTGACACGAACATCCTGATTGACTGGTTTCGGGAAAGAAAGCACAGTAAATTGCTGTTTGGGCCTGGTCTGGTCCGATATCTGAGTTCTGTTGTTGCGATGGAACTCTATGCCGGGGCCAATTCAAAGAAGAACAGGGAAGGCGTAGATCGCCTCTATGCTATTTTTGAGAAGACCCGCCGTGTTCTTGTCCCTGCAAAGATCTTGTTCCCGAAAGCGGGGCGTGTGCTGGACGAACTCAGGACAAAACAAGGTTACGATTTAAAAAAATCCGTCAGCTTGTCGCACGATGTATTGATTGCGTTAAGTGCGTTGAGTATCGGTGCAATAATCATTACTGAAAACCGCAAAGATTTTCTTGCCATACGCAAAATTACGGGAGCACAATTCAGCTCGCCTTAA
- a CDS encoding YajQ family cyclic di-GMP-binding protein → MPSFDIVNKIDMQEMDNAVNMTRKTITTRYDFRKSKTEITFNKKEKKIHILTEDEMKMKAVEDDLIGKCVKRKIDSKALDYQEIEPTSKGMIKRDILIREGIDIDTARKIVKMIKGLKIKVQAQIQDQQVRVTGKKIDDLQKVIGMLKESNLEVPLQYVNMKS, encoded by the coding sequence ATGCCGTCATTTGATATTGTGAACAAGATCGACATGCAGGAAATGGACAATGCCGTCAACATGACCCGGAAGACCATTACCACACGGTACGACTTCCGGAAATCCAAAACGGAGATCACCTTCAACAAGAAAGAAAAAAAAATTCATATCCTCACCGAGGACGAGATGAAGATGAAGGCCGTGGAGGATGACCTGATCGGTAAGTGCGTCAAACGGAAGATTGATTCCAAGGCTCTCGACTATCAGGAGATCGAACCGACCTCCAAGGGGATGATCAAGCGGGACATCCTGATCCGGGAAGGGATTGATATTGATACGGCCCGGAAGATCGTCAAGATGATCAAGGGACTCAAGATCAAGGTGCAGGCCCAGATCCAGGACCAGCAGGTCCGTGTGACCGGCAAGAAGATCGACGACCTTCAGAAAGTCATCGGAATGCTCAAGGAGAGCAATCTTGAAGTGCCGCTCCAGTACGTCAATATGAAGAGCTGA
- a CDS encoding cob(I)yrinic acid a,c-diamide adenosyltransferase — protein MRGMIHVYTGNGKGKTTAAFGLASRAVGHGKKVLFVQFLKGGRGVSGEILAVRAASLEMTVIRFPEIHPRFDSNIDRKELARQVCTDFDEVREKILRDTYDLAVLDEVNNCVSQGLLPVERLLGLLEEKPEQLELILTGRGADPRVIERADYVTEMKKIKHPAETEGVPARKGIEF, from the coding sequence ATGCGGGGGATGATTCATGTCTATACGGGAAACGGAAAGGGAAAGACCACGGCCGCTTTCGGCCTGGCCTCCCGTGCCGTCGGCCACGGAAAAAAGGTTCTCTTCGTTCAGTTCCTCAAGGGAGGCCGGGGCGTGTCCGGGGAGATCCTTGCCGTTCGGGCCGCCTCCCTGGAGATGACGGTGATCCGTTTTCCCGAGATTCACCCGCGTTTTGATTCCAATATCGATCGGAAGGAACTGGCCCGGCAGGTGTGTACCGATTTTGATGAGGTGCGGGAGAAAATTCTTCGCGACACCTATGACCTGGCCGTCCTGGACGAGGTGAACAACTGTGTCTCACAGGGACTCCTTCCCGTTGAACGATTGCTGGGCCTGCTGGAAGAAAAACCGGAGCAACTCGAACTGATCCTTACGGGACGGGGCGCCGATCCCCGGGTGATTGAACGGGCCGACTACGTGACGGAGATGAAAAAGATCAAGCATCCCGCCGAGACGGAGGGGGTGCCGGCACGTAAGGGAATCGAGTTCTGA